TCAGATTAACCTCCAGAGCTGTTTGCTGTCAAATGTGGCACTTACGTGGAGGAGGTGTTTGGCAGAAGCGCTGCTGTTTTCCTCTTGTCGCGCTCGGTGCGTAATAGCGATGGCACCGCGCTGTCTGGACCAGAGATGCTCCCTCTCCGTCTCCGTGTTGCTAAGCTGCTCTCCTCCATGCGTTACCATGGGGACCGCGGGGAGAGGAGGAGCGAGGCTTTGGGCATGCGCCACTCAGAGCAGAGGTGAGCCTCCAGCAGCAGCGTGAGCAAACAAGGCGGTGATGGATCAATGTGTGTCCAAGGCAGAGCAAGAGAGACgacaacagaaagacagagcaggagagagagtgtgtgagagtttAGAAATGGATTTCTACTCTTTGGGTTTGGGAGAGATAAGATATTACATCAAAAATATCAATCCAAAAATCAATTAAGAAGTTCAGACTACAAATATACAATCCGCACTCTCAGTCTTAAacacacatgcgcgcgcgcacacacacacacaaacacacacgtatCTGCAATATCACAGTCCAGCATTCTTGCCATCACAATATGACATGCTGTTTGTCAGGTATAGCCCACATGGATTCATAGGAATGAAAAAGAGGACACAGCCAGTTTACAGCAGGgagcagaagaaagaagaggagacactgcagagcagagcaagaagaaaaagcagaacgATCTAGGACACTAAGGTTTGAGTAGGAGGAAGACTGTTTTCCTCTGGAGGCAGTGCTATCAAAAACTCACCTATGAGACCTACAGAAATGTTCTGACTGTGACACACTTCTACTCCATGGCCCTgttcaacaaacaaaacaatctcaCAGGAAGCCTTTAGAAACTTTGCTCTTGACATTAGTATATATAGACACATGCAATGCAGGATGGCTCTTGCTGCATATATGGGAACTCACTAGTTACTGCTGAGAGAAACGAGTCTTTCATTCAAGGTGCTAATCTTTAACATCTGGGTTTAGCATGCTAGTAACTGCTTATTAGCATTCAACAAAAAATACACCCTGATGTTAGACAAAAGGTCAAGGGATCAAATAATTTATTACAACTCATCTTGAGGGAGAcacgtgtgtctgtgttggatGTTACTGGAACGGATCCAACAGATATTTCTCtcacaaaaaaaagtaaagggaTCACACCCTGAAGTCATTAGGATATATCACCTGGAAACCATCTATTGAGATATTTTATTGGGTGTGAAAAATCGGACCTGATATTGACGCTGTGTGATAAGTCAGAGGATAAACAGCAGGACTCCTCCTCTGAGGACCATGGTTGTGCAGCATTTCTTGGCTATCCATCCAAAAGGCTTCAGCCGGGACCAAAACAGCGACCTGATTTATAGGATAAACAACGACTGGCTCCATAGAGCTGCACCGCTTACCTGGCTAAAAAGTGAATGTGTCTGCATTGCATCTTAGTTTACTGAGACAGCTATTGTGCTTCTGCTCTGATTCATCTCTTCTTGACTGCTGTATTTTAGCAGATGGGTAGAGGAAAGCTATCATTCTGTTTATAAAGCTGTTCTTTTTCCTGGCATACCCTAACCTTGTGAAACAAGAGTTGGTATGTCAGCTTGAAACATTAAACAAACGTTTCAGGGGTTTATTGAGTCCAAAGGctgaaaaaaaagtcattttcatcTTCCTTCCTTAGCTCTCACTTTATTTCTTCTGCAAGGACGTCTGGCTGCTCTACAGAGCAATGCAGCCTGTCCCACTTGTAATGTGGAAGGAAGTAGATCAGTTCCTTTTATTTTAAGCCCTTCACATGTACCTTTAAAGggataaaatgtaaacataaaagtAGATTAAACCTTTGAATATTAAAGTCACAATAAAGAATCCACAAAGGTGTGTTTTCCATGTACgtgtgttttatatgtaaatattcaGCTGGTTTGGTTTTGAATTAATCTTAAGCTTCACAGTCAGAGGCTCAAAAACCAGTCCAGTCAGCCTTCAGTGGAGAGACCAGTAGTCCAGATTGCAGATTAATCTGCAGGGGTGACTTATgttgcacacatacagtgtacacacacagagacaggccTCTTCTATCAAACCATGTTTCATCTGCCTCATAAGCTCAGTGTTGTCCTGCCAGGGAGAGAACAGAGCGAGCAGAGGAAtaattgaaaacaaactgatgcaTCAACTCTGCTTCTCTCCTTTTTATATCCATTATAACAGTCCGAACATGAAATAAGACAAAGAATAAAGCCATTTGAACTAGATTTATGTATTCATCACAATATCAGGCAGTATGACCTTAATATCACCCCAGTGCTCACAATCCCTCTGTGAGCACAGGAAGGCTGCTCTTCTTTATGTTACTGTGGGTTCAGCAAAGTGGCTCAACAGCATCTCTCTGTGGGGCATTTGGAAACTACAGCAGGAAGTTTGGAATATACCAAGCCTTTAGGTGTATGCAATTGAAATTACATTTGTGCTATGCCCATACACTGactttcatatatatatatatatataaaatcaacCCATTGGTTGACAATATATATTATGAGTTGCAATTGGATTTTACAACATTTTGTAAGATCATGACTTCATGAAGATCCAGATCGTATCAAAATGTTCTGATATCTAAAAAAATTCTGGCCTTGGAGTCAGTCTGCAGGCACtacatgtttcttttattgAAACTATTTGAATAGCTTGGCACCTGTGtgatagaaaaataaattgttaTATGTACAACTGCAGCAGTAAGCAAAGCTTCTGTTAGGGGAAATATGTATGCAGGcacttgtttttagttttttaatttttcaaccCTGTAAAAGCGTGGAATGCTTTTTCCATATGTGCCTTTGGTGGGTGAACAATTAGGTAGATCAAAACATGAGGAATCACTtgacaaaatcaaatcaattgaaaatgacttttacagagcttttaattaaaagccttgtacaagaaacacacagaaagcaaCAACAGGTAACGTGACACTGAATACATAATCTGTACAATAAGGGTTTGCAAAACATGCTTCAGAAGTTCAGATACATTACAATGTCATCATTATACTCCAGCtcctcatcattatcattaataCAATGTACATAACTCATATTAGCATAAAACCAGACAAAACTGCAGTCTTGACACATTAAAATCAGAGTTTGCATTTTGATCAAACCCATATTGGACTATTTAAAAATGGCATTCAAATAAACAGTATCACATTAACATCATTATGcatatttcaaaaaaaaaaaaagaattaaagtACAGtacaaagggaaaaaaaaggcttaaaaagcacaattttcaattcaataaGTATCCATACATTAAAACAAGGATCCTTCGTTTACTGTCAAATAAATCTAGCACAATTCCAATGGAAaacaaagcttaaaaaaaagaaaaaacaagaatcaAACCAACAGCCCTATTTGGTTGAAAGACAGGCCACTATGTTGAGTTGTGCTACCccatatgagaaaaaaaaggaagaaaaaacattgcTACCAACTGTTGGAAACATTGCCTAGCAGCCTAATACCTTACACATCTACCAACTGCAAGTCACTTCTATCCACCACTTATAGATACTAAAGATATAGTAGATGAAAAAATCTAttccaaatcacaatatatcCATTTGGAGAAGAATAGAATTTGGAAGGTCATCATGTCTTGGGAAAATATAGAAGAATAAGTCTGTTTTCCCTGGTCAGATCAGGACTTAAGCACTGTCCTTACAAAGtactttcatttaaatttgagCTATAGACCATTTCATTATAATAACTCACTTTTTCTTCATAGAACGGATGTGTCATTTTGGAATAAATCCTTCCATGTGTAACCTATGAGAGTATTGAAACAGTATTGACAACTAGAACCATCCAGTACATGACAGGAGAGGAGGCGACATCTTCCTCGTCAGTGTTtaacaaagaaagagagggtgCTGCGCTAGCAACTTTTGTAAACGAAGACAACAGAAACCGTTCAAGTTATTACAGTAGACAATGTGATCCTTAAAGTTACCATGCTAAAGTAATGGTTTCAGGAAggaagtgtatttttttttttagtatgttCTGTTTGTCAGAAGAAGAGTAAGACGAGGTAAAGGTCGCCTGGAGTGCAGCTGGGGTTAAACGGAGCAGCTATAAGGCAACACATGCggaaggtttgtttttttaatttttttttaaatagtgtaACACACAGGTACAACAGTAAGAGTCAAGGTCCGGGAAGGTCTAGGAAGAGCAGGCAGCACCAGAGGAGGGTTTGGAGTGTGTGTTGTAAAAGGGCTAGGTCTCTTTTGAAGTACTTCAGATACACTTGAAGTTCAAAAGCACGGTCTAAAACTTTGATCATTTTCAAGTTTTCAGGTATTTAGCTGGAAACAGGCTGCAGTGAATGAGCCTGGCAGAAGTTCTCAGTCAAGAACATGCGGATGACATCGAGATTTTGAGTCCAGCTTTACTTCTAACCACCTGCCTAGCATGCGTTCTGTGCTGTGAAGccactgaaagacagcacaacTGATGCATTTGCAGAAAATAACATCATTTCAGTCAGAAAACAACAGTTCCCAAGTCACAGGTTTTTGCATTGGTAAAAGGTAAAAGCAGCAAGCCTGGGAGAAAAACTCTGCCCAGTGAAGCTTCTGATCAAGTGTAACCTCATTAACTGGCTGTAAAACTACACAACAGATAAATTAGTCAGCCACAGACGAATGATGATGTTCCTTCAGGCAATTTGCTACTGGAGAAACCAGCATCAGGTTTTACATGTTGTTTAAACCTGGTATGCCAGTGCACTCTACAGAAAAGACCAGGTCAGAAATCAGGGGGTAAAGTCAGTCCTGCTGCCTTGTTCACAGGCACCTCAGCAGAAAAGATGTTGCCACAACCAAAGCCGTCTCATTAACGGATCTTCCTACTCTACATCCCTACACTAGACCAAGAGGCAGGTTTCTGTGCACTAAGCATGTTTGTATTTACTGGACTTTCCATCTACACACATGGAGAGGCCATTTTCTGCACTAACAGCAAACATTTTTCGCTCTGAGTGGTGTTAGTTTCAAGCTGTCGCTGTGTCCACATTGTTTGGGATGTCACCTTTCATGAAAGCTTCTGGACGGATTACCACACAAAGGTTTCGATCAAATTTGAACTTAGCGTCACCTATACCGACATgtcaaatgtgtgtctgtattacCAGTTACCCAAAACCAAGTGGCACAGTCATTTCCAGCACCTTAGTGACTACGctgacaggaagaaaaagacaacaaaccTGCCCTGAAATTCCTGGCAGTCTTGGCCTGCTGTATCTGGCCCTAATGGCAGCAGGGCACTGTTAAGCATAAGCCACTTATATCTACAACTGCCAGAGTGGTGGGTAACCAAATAAACTTTCAAAGACACTTCTCTCCAGACTTTAAAAAGCCAAAACTGCCAGAATACACGTCAGACTTCAGACACCTGCTGCAATAGTTAGCAGGTTCAACAAGctattttctgctgcatttgGTTGGTGGCTTCAGCTTAGCATGTTCAGCCTTTCTAGACCTCGACAAGTTGAGAAGTTACATGATGCAGAGAAAATTTCACGACTGCAGGCCACCAGTTTAGAGTCTTAGTGGACAATACAGAGTCGAAGAAGGTGGTGGGCTGGcgagaaaaaaaatgcaggcaGGAAAAGACGGCAAGGACAGCAATAACTTAActattgtttttgtatattcTTTTGCAGCTTTTAACGTTGTGCGTGCATATAAATACTTCCTCATATTGTATGTATATGCATGTGCGTTtaagagagcaagagaaaaaggCCTTGAAAAATTGATGAACTACACAGAATAGGTCATTTTTCGCAATCAAGTGCATTGCATTTACCTCGCTGTATTGATGCAATATATGAGAGTCCAACTGTGTTAAGTGCAAAAACACATCACCTCATTTATCATTAACAAGCTGGGTTTCCAATCAGACTAGGGGGCAAGAAACTGGCATAACACCCGTAGGCTGTCGATAACAGCCTTCGCAGCAGAGCATGTCTCTAAACAGTATCTATTTCTTTCACATGCACCAAATGTGCTTGATAAAAGCTCACCCCATGCACCAGATGGGTTGAGGGTTTAACTTCTGACAATTTGTATTACACCAAACAAGCTAAACTCAGCATGTCTGAAgcaagtgaaagaaaacaatacCATTTCTATCCAAGTCTGTTTAAAAGTCAGTGCTGTGCAAGTGGATAAAATATGGCAATTTCAGGGCGTATTAGCTGCTCCTTTTTGAATTTATAcacttctttttaaaaaaatatgctctTTCTTATTATTCAATGGCTGGGCGGTGTTAAgttacattacatttcattaaTCGTTAAACAAATATGATGGACACGCCATCCAGGAAAAGGTAGAAGGGGGCTGAAGTGGCAacactggctttttttttttttttaatcataaatGGCATTCGATTTCATAAGATGATTTGATCTCCTATGGCTTGGCTGGGGAGGGGTCATCAGACGTGGTGGCAGGGGTGGGAGAGGAGGCATTTTCAGGGCTagcagagggagaggcaggAGAAGGGAACTCTTTTATGGTGACAGTGACGAGGTTGGTGGTGACATCAGTGACCACCACATCCTTGCAACTCGGTGACATTTCAGGGTGCCAATCTGGGTCTCCCTCAGCAGGCACTCTTTTCGGTTCGGTGGGGGCAGAGCTCTGGTCCCCAGGGGTGACAGAGGGAAGTTTGGTGGGCACCTGGCGTTTAGCCCTGCGCTGGCGTAGGTTTTTTCTGCCTCCTTCTGTGGGCACCATTCGGTCCAGGGCATCCTCATCCTCGTCATCTTCCAAGGAAGACGAGGGTGAGGACGGAAGAAAGGGAGATACTGATGCCATGGGGTTTGCATCTGAGGATGGGGCAGGAGCAGATGGCTTGGTGCCCTGACCCTTTTGAGTCTCTGTGTGAGGTTTACTGGTCTTGGGACCCTCGCTGGATGGCGTGGTTCCGTTGGTGGGCTGGGACTGTGCagctgaggtggtggtgggagaTTTTCCTTCAGAGCCACTGGAGCtggaaggagaaggaggtgaCTGGTACTGAGAGGGGGTGGTGTGGCTGTCCTTGGCTCCTGTACTTGAGCATGACCCTTGGTGGGAATGAAAAGGCACAGGGCCTCCACACTGCAGCCCAAATGGCTTCCCGTACATCGGAAACCCCAGCATCTTCAGAGGGGGCTGGAAAGGTCTATAGGGGGCTTCTCCCTTTTTCCCAATGATGCGATTGCGGGAAGGGATGTTTTGGCGTCCTGCTGTTATATTCCTACTGCCTGTAGCTGTGCCACCCCTACCTGGCTTGTCAATGACCTTCAAGTTAAGGATGATCCGACCTCTTTTGACCTCCCGGGGCTTCACTCTACGGTTGAGGATACGGACGGTCTCGGAGAAGGGGGAGACGTGCATTCGGGAGGGAAAACCACCAGGGTTAGAAAAGGTAGGCGCCATGGGGTCTGAGCGAGGCAGAGGGCGCCTGGACATTCTGTGACATCGGTGAATGTCTTTCTTCAGCTTGTGAGTGGCAGCCAGAGAGTTGAGTTTAGGAGAGGGTGCCACACTTGAAGAGGCAGAGGACAAAGACGGCAACTGATGAGGTGAGGCGGAAGAGGAGGGAGTTGCTCGGCTGGAAGTGGATGAAGAGGAGCGTTGTGTGTTCTGGCGGGAGTTTGAGGCTCTGCTGCTAGTCCCTTTCTGAGCACGAGCCTGAAAGAATAAAGGGAGAGTTTTTGAAAAATCTGACTACATAATACCAACCCTGTGTCCAGTATTCATTTGGGAAACTTGGCTTTTGTGATTTATAGTACAAGAGATGTCATAGTCACTCAACTTTACTTGAATTTATATACTTAAAATGCTTTtagataaatgaataaatgaataaataaaataaaaacacacattttccaaCCAAAATCAGCCCAaatttaactttgttttaataTGGCGTTTTGACCTGAGAACCACAAAAAGCTATTAATTGGAGCAACAAGCTGTATCTAGTTGCATCTGACAGCTAAACGTGAGAAAGCGTTGCTTTTCTCTGCGCAGAGTTTTACAGCTATCATACCCACTCAATTACCCAGTCTATGATGATTTGCTAAAATTAAAACTGGAGTTTTTGTGTCATATAcattttattcatgttattCTGTATAGAAGACACACCATTGTGTTCATAGCACTACTGACAGTGGTGCATGTTCTAATTAAAAGAATGAAACTTTTATAGAAACCTCAGTTGGGTTGACCTTATTCTTGTTTTAGCAGCAGAAACCACataccaaaaaagaaaaaaaaaaaaatccacttcCCATATAACATGTTGCTACCGGAGCAAAAGGTACCCATCTGATAAGGGTTAGGGCCTTATTGCTTCTTAGGTTATGTTCTAAATCACTATGCAAGAATCAAAAGTTCATGTTCAGACAGATAAACTGAAAAAGTCAACCAACCTTCATGACAAAGTTTTTGGGTTTCGGTCCCCGCTTCTTCGGCCCATGCAATTCCCTTTCCCGTTccctaaaaaaagaaatgacagataAAATTTGAATGACTAAGCAAAAAAATGAGACAATGTGAGAACTGAAATGAACCAAAGTAGAAGATGATGAAAGCTGTGGGTATGTGAAAGTAGAGCACAGAGCACACAGTAGGTGCAGCATTTGAAGCTGTGCCTCAACACACCCAAACTCAGTTTTCATGTGAccattttagtttcagtttgatGTGTCAGTTTAGTTTTGaccacttttttttcccttgtccAATTTAGTTATCTATAAACATCTACTGTGTATGAGAAGCACAAGGCTTTCAAGTGGTTTGAAAGCAGGCAGCTTCAAGTAAAATACATAGGAGTACAAAGATATTTGAAAAGAGTAACAGACCAACGGTACAATATTTGAAGTTTAGAGTCAAAATCCTAAGCATAGTAGACAATGACAAACTCAAAGCACAttgatccatccattatctatacctgcttattcttattatggggatctgctggagcctacaaAGCACATTCATCATTGTGCAAAATAAGCCTTACATTTTGCACATGATCCGAGTACTCTCATCACTTAACATCTTTACTCACTTTTGCTCAAATCCCAGTATCAGCCTGTCATCCAGAATATTCTCCTCTGGCTCCCAAGTACTGTGCCTGAAGGATGATGAAGAAAACGACGACGACGACGAAGCCAATTTACAACAAAGCAATTTTGCAACAAACTAGATTTAATCCACATTTCCAGTTTAATGAGATGCCTTTAAAAGCATTATAACAATCCAGACAAATGCTTCACTTTACTGAGACTGAGTGTTGTGATATTTCCATTATAcgtattgtttaaaaaaaatggcactTACTTCATTGCCCATCCTTTCCATTTTACCAGGTATTCAATTCTTCcctgcaacaaaaacacagatgatggattacaaatacagaaacagctCCTATATGACAAAAGGGAGAGGATATTTAGAAAAAATCCCTTAAACTTGGAACAAATTCACAGCAGGATTCATTTAGGTGTTCAGTCTGTGGTCTTAACGTTAATCTACCCCTGAGACCTTATTGAATGTTGTCTCATTTACACATTACACAAGAGCAAAATCCTGCATATGTTTCACAACAGCATTTCATTAAATTAACAGATCTGAAGACCCTTGTCAGGTTTTTATATTAGTctagaaaaacatatttaaaagtGACAAGATTTTAGTGCAGAAATAGCAATTTTAGTAGTTGGAGATTTCTATTCCTACACATTTGAGAAAAGACATTACTGTTCACTGCTCATCCTTGTTCACAGCAACAATCCATACATTCCCAATTAAACCATATAAAGTGTCACAAACTTTCTTCACACAAGAGCAACTTCAGCTGTAAGGTGAACATTACACATCTGCACTCCCAAACAGGACAAATCCCTCTTAACAACATCTGGATGAAGTGCTAATTTTAAACCTTTTGAAATACAGTAATGTCATTACTGCATTTTTATGACAGATGTCTTAATGTGCCAGGAGCTAATTTTAACTACCTACGCAGTGGTGGGCAGTGTAGTCCATAAAGGACTAAAACTACATCATTATTGGTTGATCACTGAGAGGGAGGCCTGCTGTTTAACTGTGTATACAAGCTACTTAAGATGGACTCCTGCCATTATTTTAAGGGTCTTCTCCAGGAAACCACAGTAGGTGGACTAAACATTGAAGCTGTAGCCCAAAAGCTTCAACAGTAGATCAAGGACAAATGTTTCTAGTCACCATCTTTCACAACCCGCAGAATAAAGCAAGTCTGTCGTTAACGGTCTTTGACGTGGACGCAACATGCACCTCTTACATAGCTTTTGTAACGTTATAGCTTTAGCTGCCATTAGCTGAAACACCAAGTCAGGCCCCTCCATTTCATAGCACAGCCCACATCCCCTCGGCTGTACTGCCCTGTTCCTTTGCAGCTAGCCCCTTCTTTGTGTCCCCATTTTTATTGCCCTAATGCCTGAACACACGAGCCATGACTGGTAGCCTCGCAAGTTAGCGTGTGGCTAACTCCGGCTAGCAACGTAAAGGCATCCGCTAGCCACAAGGCCTCTATAAGAGCACAGCCCTGAGCCTATGGACTGGAGCAGTGCCGTGCCGTGCCGTGCCGCGCAGACCGCGGCCAACATCTGCAGCCAGTCAAAACACGAGGGAGCGCGGCGGTGTAGCTCACCTTACGAACGCGCCGTTTGAGTATGGCTTCCGCGGCGAAAACACGATCTCCCACCGCCGAGAGCTCCATCTTTCATGCCCGAACTAAGCTACCTGTCTCCGTTTGCCTCTCTCCAGAAGACAAGCTCTGCTGGCTGCTCGGGCCGACCACAACCAAGCAGCGTGAGAGgcagcgcgcacacacacatacacatatacacacagacacacactgtcctCTACGGCAACGGCGGCGCGGACAGCGCTGCTATCTGTCACGTGATTGGGGTCAGCCCCCTTGGTCGTCCTGGCAACGATGAAGACACTCGTGAGGATGCAACGAAGCGCGCGCTCCCTCCTCCCTAAAACACACCAAAATTCccaataatattattatttaattacaaaTGGTATATAACACAAGTAGAGGGAGCAGTCAACGAAACAAagttattttctattttatcttTTTGCTGTTGTAACATTCACTGGTTGACTAATAAAGAGTTTATCTTATCTCTaaccgcttattccttaaccagggtcccagggatcagctggagcctatcccagctctctttgggtgaaaggcaggggtccaccctggacaggtccccagtccatcacagggccacatagagacaaacaacctcacacaatcacactcactcctatgggcaatttagagtcaccaatcaacctgacatacatgtttttggactgtgggaggaaaccagagtacctggagaaaacccacgcaagcacagggagaacatgcaaactccacacagaaaggcccctgatgggtatcgaaccaggaaccttcttgctgtgaggccacagtgctGGACCTCATCTCAGTTGAGTGGCAGAAAATTAATTGGCAGGGTTTATGAAAATGACAGGGGAATACACGAATTTTCTTTATTAATCAGCTAAGGTCTTTTCCAACTTccaataatatataatataatataatataatataatattataggCTCACCTAGAGCTTCTGGTTTTTGAGCGCTCATTGGAGCTGCTCACGTCAATCATGACGTGTAGCAAGTTTGGTTGCAGTGTCGTGGCTGTTGATGTCGCCGTCAGAAGTCAAGCTAAGAGCTGCTAGCAGGTAAGAAACATTACCAGACTGCTTCGTGCTAGTTAATAC
This genomic window from Mastacembelus armatus chromosome 1, fMasArm1.2, whole genome shotgun sequence contains:
- the cbx6a gene encoding chromobox protein homolog 6a, with product MELSAVGDRVFAAEAILKRRVRKGRIEYLVKWKGWAMKHSTWEPEENILDDRLILGFEQKERERELHGPKKRGPKPKNFVMKARAQKGTSSRASNSRQNTQRSSSSTSSRATPSSSASPHQLPSLSSASSSVAPSPKLNSLAATHKLKKDIHRCHRMSRRPLPRSDPMAPTFSNPGGFPSRMHVSPFSETVRILNRRVKPREVKRGRIILNLKVIDKPGRGGTATGSRNITAGRQNIPSRNRIIGKKGEAPYRPFQPPLKMLGFPMYGKPFGLQCGGPVPFHSHQGSCSSTGAKDSHTTPSQYQSPPSPSSSSGSEGKSPTTTSAAQSQPTNGTTPSSEGPKTSKPHTETQKGQGTKPSAPAPSSDANPMASVSPFLPSSPSSSLEDDEDEDALDRMVPTEGGRKNLRQRRAKRQVPTKLPSVTPGDQSSAPTEPKRVPAEGDPDWHPEMSPSCKDVVVTDVTTNLVTVTIKEFPSPASPSASPENASSPTPATTSDDPSPAKP